From the genome of Thermodesulfovibrionales bacterium:
GATTCTCCTTACCCTGAGTAAGCTCCCTGTTTATCCTTTTAATCTCCCTGTCCATCTCTTCTTTAGCGTTTTCCTTAAGGTTTATTATTCTCCTTATCCTCTTCTCTGTCATCAGGACCTCCCTTTATCAAAAAGTAATATTAGATCCTGAATACTGTCTGAAAGATCACGGTGCTCATTCATATCCTGTCTAATGTAGGCTCTCATTGAATCATACTTCTTCATGGC
Proteins encoded in this window:
- the fliI gene encoding flagellum-specific ATP synthase FliI (involved in type III protein export during flagellum assembly): GQHREYAMKFIDAYSTYKKFEDMINLGAYKEGSNPKVDYAMKKYDSMRAYIRQDMNEHRDLSDSIQDLILLFDKGRS